A single region of the Solwaraspora sp. WMMD791 genome encodes:
- the erpA gene encoding iron-sulfur cluster insertion protein ErpA, whose protein sequence is MSTSAQSETADTAASTTIVLTDVAAEKVKALLDQEGRDDLRLRVAVQPGGCSGLRYQLFFDERSLDGDVVSDFGGVEVVVDRMSAPYLTGAKIDFADRIDAQGFTIDNPNAQNSCACGDSFH, encoded by the coding sequence GTGAGCACATCAGCCCAGTCCGAAACGGCCGACACCGCCGCCTCGACCACCATCGTCCTCACCGACGTGGCGGCCGAGAAGGTCAAGGCCCTGCTCGACCAGGAGGGCCGCGACGACCTGCGACTGCGGGTCGCCGTCCAGCCCGGCGGCTGCTCCGGCCTGCGGTACCAGCTGTTCTTCGACGAGCGGTCGCTGGACGGCGACGTCGTGAGCGACTTCGGCGGCGTCGAGGTCGTGGTGGACCGGATGAGCGCCCCGTACCTCACCGGCGCGAAGATCGACTTCGCCGACCGGATCGACGCTCAGGGTTTCACGATCGACAACCCGAACGCGCAGAACTCCTGCGCCTGCGGCGACTCCTTCCACTGA
- a CDS encoding glycerate kinase produces the protein MRVLICPDKFAGTLTAVEAADAVAAGWHDQAPHDQLTRLPLSDGGPGFVDALAGPTGGRRVAVPTLDPLGRPVDGEILLVDDPATPTAYVESAQACGLHLLTPAERDPKHTTSYGLGVLLLAAVEHGARRVVVGLGGSATNDAGAGMLTAIGVTPLDTAGYALPYGGGALAAAESLEGSPRLRGVELVAATDVDNPLTGLHGASNVYGPQKGADRGDVLLLDAALERFASVLVAGLPGCPPQLPALPGAGAAGGLGAALLALGGRCESGIALVTRLIGLDAALDAADLVITGEGSFDHQSLRGKVVAGVAGAARDRGLPCVVLAGQVATGRREAAAAGVTETYALVDHFGGETGGGLEQALARPAEGLRRIAARLAGQWSR, from the coding sequence ATGCGGGTCCTGATCTGTCCGGACAAGTTCGCCGGCACCCTCACCGCCGTCGAAGCTGCCGACGCCGTCGCCGCCGGCTGGCACGACCAGGCACCCCACGACCAACTGACGCGGTTGCCGCTGTCCGACGGGGGACCGGGCTTCGTCGACGCCCTGGCCGGGCCGACCGGCGGGCGGCGGGTCGCCGTACCGACGCTCGACCCGTTGGGCCGCCCGGTCGACGGAGAGATCCTGCTGGTCGACGACCCGGCTACGCCGACCGCGTACGTGGAGAGCGCCCAGGCGTGCGGCCTGCACCTGCTGACCCCGGCCGAGCGTGACCCGAAACACACCACCTCGTACGGGCTGGGTGTGCTGCTGCTCGCGGCGGTCGAGCACGGGGCCCGCCGGGTCGTCGTCGGGCTCGGCGGCTCGGCCACCAACGACGCCGGGGCCGGCATGCTCACCGCGATCGGCGTCACCCCGCTGGACACCGCCGGCTACGCCCTGCCGTACGGCGGCGGCGCGCTCGCCGCCGCCGAGTCCCTGGAGGGCTCACCCCGGCTGCGTGGCGTCGAACTGGTCGCGGCGACCGACGTCGACAACCCGCTGACCGGCCTGCACGGTGCCAGCAACGTGTACGGGCCGCAGAAGGGCGCCGACCGGGGCGACGTACTGCTGCTCGACGCCGCCCTGGAACGCTTCGCCAGCGTCCTGGTCGCCGGCCTGCCCGGCTGCCCGCCGCAGTTGCCGGCGCTGCCCGGAGCCGGCGCCGCCGGTGGCCTCGGGGCCGCCCTGCTCGCCCTCGGCGGCCGCTGCGAATCCGGCATCGCGCTGGTCACCAGGCTGATCGGGCTGGACGCCGCGCTGGACGCCGCCGACCTGGTGATCACGGGCGAAGGATCGTTCGACCACCAGTCGCTGCGCGGCAAGGTGGTCGCCGGGGTGGCCGGTGCCGCCCGGGACCGGGGGCTGCCCTGCGTGGTACTCGCCGGCCAGGTGGCCACCGGCCGGCGGGAGGCCGCCGCAGCCGGGGTCACCGAGACGTACGCCCTGGTCGACCACTTCGGCGGGGAGACCGGGGGCGGGCTGGAGCAGGCGCTTGCCCGCCCGGCCGAAGGACTGCGCCGGATCGCCGCCCGCCTGGCCGGTCAGTGGAGCCGCTGA
- a CDS encoding XRE family transcriptional regulator encodes MSSETSPLAAIPHAVRRERDRAGLSLTELARRAGIAKSTLSQLESGSGNPSVETLWSLAVALGVPFSRLVEPPTPAVRVVRAGDGPGLRSEHSDFVSTLLSAAAGAVRRDLHLVRAEPGTARVATAHLPGSVEHLVVATGRLRTGPVDQPVDLDVGDYVSFTADQPHLYQAMTAGTSAVLIMEYR; translated from the coding sequence GTGTCCTCCGAGACCTCCCCACTGGCGGCGATCCCGCACGCCGTACGCCGGGAACGGGACCGGGCCGGCCTGTCCCTGACCGAACTGGCCCGGCGGGCCGGCATCGCCAAGTCGACGCTGTCGCAACTGGAGTCCGGCAGCGGAAACCCCAGCGTGGAGACCCTCTGGTCGCTCGCGGTCGCCCTCGGGGTCCCGTTCAGCCGGCTCGTCGAGCCCCCCACCCCGGCGGTCCGGGTCGTCCGTGCCGGCGACGGCCCAGGGTTACGCTCCGAGCACTCCGACTTCGTCAGCACCCTGCTCTCGGCGGCGGCCGGCGCGGTACGGCGCGACCTGCATTTGGTCCGCGCCGAGCCCGGCACCGCCCGGGTCGCCACCGCACATCTGCCCGGCAGCGTGGAGCATCTGGTCGTGGCGACCGGACGACTGCGTACCGGCCCCGTCGACCAGCCGGTCGACCTCGACGTCGGCGACTACGTCAGCTTCACCGCCGACCAGCCCCACCTCTACCAGGCGATGACGGCCGGGACCTCCGCCGTACTGATCATGGAGTACCGGTAG
- the nadA gene encoding quinolinate synthase NadA, protein MTSTWVEPSSTATALLLLGRGADPATERGVECPGDLPAPSDPGLVARATAAKAALGDRVFVLGHHYQRDEVIQFADVTGDSFKLAREAAARPSAEFIVFCGVHFMAESADILTSAAQRVILPDLAAGCSMADMAVLGQVETAWEALADAGAADSTVPVTYMNSSADIKGFVGRNGGVVCTSSNAKRALTWAFERGQRVLFLPDQHLGRNTAVLEMGLDADDCVLYDPHKPGGGLTAQQLREAKMVLWRGHCSVHGRFTRSSVDEVRMRVPGVNVLVHPECRYEVVTAADQVGSTEYIIRTIEAAPAGSAWAVGTELNLVRRLALAHPDKQIMFLDRAVCYCSTMNRIDLPHLVWALEELVAGRVPNQITVDERTAHFARVALDQMLALP, encoded by the coding sequence GTGACTTCGACGTGGGTTGAGCCGTCCAGCACCGCGACCGCCCTGTTGCTGCTCGGCCGGGGCGCCGACCCGGCGACCGAGCGCGGCGTGGAGTGTCCCGGTGACCTGCCGGCGCCGAGCGACCCGGGCCTGGTCGCCCGGGCCACCGCCGCCAAGGCGGCGCTCGGTGACCGGGTCTTCGTCCTCGGGCACCACTACCAGCGCGACGAGGTGATCCAGTTCGCCGACGTCACCGGCGACTCGTTCAAGCTGGCCCGGGAGGCCGCCGCCCGGCCGTCGGCGGAGTTCATCGTGTTCTGCGGTGTGCACTTCATGGCCGAGAGCGCCGACATCCTGACCAGCGCCGCCCAGCGGGTGATCCTGCCGGACCTGGCCGCCGGCTGTTCGATGGCGGACATGGCGGTGCTGGGTCAGGTGGAGACCGCCTGGGAGGCGCTGGCCGACGCGGGTGCGGCCGACTCGACGGTGCCGGTGACGTACATGAACTCGTCGGCGGACATCAAGGGGTTCGTCGGTCGCAACGGCGGCGTGGTCTGCACCTCCTCGAACGCCAAGCGGGCCCTGACCTGGGCGTTCGAGCGGGGTCAGCGGGTGCTGTTCCTGCCCGACCAGCACCTGGGCCGCAACACGGCGGTGCTGGAGATGGGGCTGGACGCCGACGACTGTGTGCTCTACGACCCGCACAAGCCCGGTGGTGGGCTGACCGCGCAGCAGTTGCGCGAGGCGAAGATGGTGCTCTGGCGGGGGCACTGCTCGGTACACGGCCGGTTCACCCGCAGCAGCGTCGACGAGGTACGGATGCGGGTGCCCGGCGTGAACGTGCTGGTCCATCCGGAGTGCCGCTACGAGGTGGTCACCGCCGCCGACCAGGTCGGGTCGACGGAGTACATCATCCGGACCATCGAGGCGGCCCCGGCCGGTTCGGCGTGGGCGGTCGGCACCGAGCTGAACCTGGTCCGCCGGCTGGCGCTGGCCCACCCGGACAAGCAGATCATGTTCCTTGACCGGGCGGTCTGCTACTGCTCGACGATGAACCGGATCGATCTGCCGCACCTCGTGTGGGCCCTGGAGGAGCTGGTCGCCGGCCGGGTGCCGAACCAGATCACGGTCGACGAGCGGACGGCGCACTTCGCCCGGGTCGCCCTCGATCAGATGTTGGCACTGCCCTGA
- a CDS encoding DUF3043 domain-containing protein, with translation MPSLFRRKSADVVEADRPEDDLPAPEESGSDRPRGYTPSKKELGVVTPKRPAAGRRPAGDAKPLTKQEAREQRRARRAAISEEFRREGGPRDRAPERGLARDVVDSRRTVGTWFFGGALLVLIGSGPTMPPAVQLGSNLLWVTLALAVVVDSVLISRRIRKLVRQRFPKSTERMGGLYFYAIMRAMTFRRMRTPVPRVQLGDKI, from the coding sequence GTGCCGTCGCTGTTTCGCCGCAAGTCCGCCGATGTCGTGGAAGCCGACCGACCGGAGGACGACCTCCCCGCGCCCGAGGAGTCCGGCTCGGACCGTCCCCGGGGCTACACGCCGAGCAAGAAGGAGCTCGGGGTGGTCACCCCGAAGCGCCCAGCTGCCGGCCGTCGACCGGCCGGAGACGCGAAGCCGCTGACCAAGCAGGAGGCCCGCGAGCAACGGCGGGCCCGGCGGGCGGCGATCTCCGAGGAGTTCCGGCGGGAGGGCGGCCCCCGCGACCGCGCCCCCGAACGGGGACTCGCCCGGGACGTGGTCGATTCCCGCCGTACCGTCGGCACCTGGTTCTTCGGCGGTGCGCTGCTGGTGCTGATCGGTTCGGGACCGACCATGCCGCCGGCGGTGCAGCTGGGCTCGAACCTGCTCTGGGTGACCCTGGCGCTGGCGGTCGTGGTCGACTCGGTGCTGATCTCCCGCCGGATCCGTAAGCTGGTCCGGCAACGGTTCCCGAAGTCGACCGAGCGGATGGGCGGCCTGTACTTCTACGCCATCATGCGGGCGATGACGTTCCGGCGGATGCGGACCCCGGTGCCCCGGGTGCAGCTCGGCGACAAGATCTGA
- a CDS encoding AzlD domain-containing protein, whose translation MTTTVIAVVLALAVGTYAFRVTGVLLADRLTLSAPLRRLLPIAAATLLAALAATAALTEAAGFAGYARPVGVLVGVVLAWRRAPFVLVVVAAAATTAVLRLLGVP comes from the coding sequence ATGACCACGACGGTGATCGCCGTCGTGCTGGCGCTGGCCGTCGGCACGTACGCCTTCCGGGTGACCGGCGTCCTGCTGGCCGACCGGCTGACGTTGTCCGCCCCGCTGCGCCGGCTGCTGCCGATCGCCGCAGCGACCCTGCTGGCGGCGCTCGCCGCGACCGCCGCACTGACCGAGGCCGCCGGATTCGCCGGCTACGCCCGCCCCGTTGGTGTGCTGGTCGGGGTGGTCCTGGCGTGGCGGCGCGCGCCGTTCGTGCTGGTGGTGGTGGCCGCCGCCGCGACCACGGCGGTGTTGCGGCTGCTCGGCGTGCCGTGA
- the murA gene encoding UDP-N-acetylglucosamine 1-carboxyvinyltransferase: MTDDVLIVHGGTPLHGQIRVRGAKNLVSKAMVAALLGDEPSRLYDVPRIRDVEVVRGLLELHGVKVSDGAEDGELLLDPANVESASFDQINVHAGSSRIPILFCGPLLHRLGHAFIPDLGGCHIGPRPIDFHMQALREFGAVVEKTPQGLHLTAPNGLHGTKFELPYPSVGATEQVLLTAVLADGVTELRNAAVEPEIIDLICVMQKMGAIIKVHTDRVIEIHGVPRLGGYSHRPIPDRIEAASWAAAALATGGDVNVLGAQQADMMTFLNVFRSVGGAYEVTDARPPRVGSTGQEGGIRFWHPGNELRAVALETDVHPGFMTDWQQPLVVALTQARGLSIVHETVYEQRLGYTEALNTMGATIQVYRECLGGTPCRFGRRNFKHSAVIAGPSKLHAADLVIPDLRAGFSHLIAALAAEGTSRVYGVDLINRGYEDFEAKLADLGAHVERP; encoded by the coding sequence TTGACCGACGACGTCCTGATCGTGCATGGCGGCACTCCGCTGCACGGACAGATCCGGGTCCGAGGTGCCAAGAATCTCGTCTCCAAGGCGATGGTGGCCGCCCTGCTCGGTGACGAGCCGAGCCGGCTGTACGACGTGCCGCGGATCCGCGACGTCGAGGTCGTTCGCGGCCTGCTCGAGCTGCACGGGGTCAAGGTCAGCGACGGCGCCGAGGACGGCGAACTGCTGCTGGACCCGGCCAACGTGGAGAGCGCCTCCTTCGACCAGATCAACGTGCACGCCGGTTCCAGCCGGATCCCGATCCTGTTCTGCGGTCCGCTGCTGCACCGGCTCGGCCACGCCTTCATCCCGGACCTCGGCGGCTGCCACATCGGCCCGCGCCCCATCGATTTCCACATGCAGGCGCTGCGCGAGTTCGGCGCGGTCGTCGAGAAGACCCCGCAGGGGCTGCACCTGACCGCCCCGAACGGGCTGCACGGCACCAAGTTCGAGCTGCCGTACCCGAGCGTCGGCGCCACCGAGCAGGTGCTGTTGACCGCGGTGCTCGCCGACGGGGTCACCGAGCTGCGCAACGCCGCGGTCGAGCCGGAGATCATCGACCTGATCTGCGTCATGCAGAAGATGGGCGCGATCATCAAGGTGCACACCGACCGGGTCATCGAGATCCACGGAGTGCCCCGGCTCGGCGGCTACTCGCACCGGCCGATCCCGGACCGGATCGAGGCGGCGAGCTGGGCGGCGGCGGCGCTGGCCACCGGCGGCGACGTCAACGTGCTCGGCGCCCAGCAGGCCGACATGATGACCTTCCTGAACGTGTTCCGCTCGGTCGGCGGCGCCTACGAGGTCACCGACGCCCGTCCGCCCCGGGTCGGCAGCACCGGCCAGGAGGGTGGCATCCGCTTCTGGCACCCCGGCAACGAGCTGCGGGCGGTCGCCCTCGAGACCGACGTGCACCCCGGCTTCATGACCGACTGGCAGCAGCCGCTGGTCGTCGCGCTGACCCAGGCCCGGGGGCTGTCGATCGTCCACGAGACGGTGTACGAGCAGCGGCTGGGCTACACCGAGGCGCTCAACACGATGGGCGCGACGATCCAGGTCTACCGGGAGTGCCTGGGCGGCACCCCGTGCCGGTTCGGCCGGCGCAACTTCAAGCACTCGGCGGTCATCGCCGGCCCGAGCAAGCTGCACGCCGCCGACCTGGTCATCCCGGACCTGCGGGCCGGGTTCAGCCACCTGATCGCCGCGCTCGCCGCCGAAGGCACCTCGCGGGTGTACGGCGTCGACCTGATCAACCGCGGCTACGAGGACTTCGAGGCCAAGCTGGCCGACCTCGGCGCCCACGTGGAACGCCCCTGA
- a CDS encoding AzlC family ABC transporter permease has protein sequence MKPEHRTVAGPTRLRDVAAVAVAIAAVGASFGAIATAAGLPGWLTVAMSVLVFAGGSQFMAIGLLAAGAPVAAVAAGLLLNARHLPFGLAVAPVVGDRWWQRLVGSHLLTDEAVAFTLAEPDPARRHRSFWLTAPAIFVCWNVGTALGVGLGTTVADPAALGLDAAFPAGLLALLLPALREPTVRRCALTGAGVAVLATPVLPAGLPVLLALVGLATLALPGSRRRPAVPDGSRR, from the coding sequence ATGAAGCCGGAACACCGAACGGTGGCGGGCCCGACCCGGCTGCGCGACGTCGCCGCCGTAGCGGTGGCGATCGCCGCCGTCGGTGCCTCGTTCGGTGCGATCGCCACCGCCGCCGGCCTGCCCGGCTGGCTGACCGTGGCGATGTCGGTCCTGGTCTTCGCCGGCGGGTCGCAGTTCATGGCGATCGGCCTGCTCGCCGCCGGCGCTCCGGTGGCGGCGGTCGCGGCCGGCCTGCTGCTCAACGCCCGGCACCTGCCGTTCGGCCTCGCCGTCGCCCCGGTCGTCGGGGACCGCTGGTGGCAGCGGCTGGTCGGCAGCCACCTGCTCACCGACGAGGCGGTCGCGTTCACGCTCGCCGAGCCCGACCCGGCCCGGCGACACCGCAGCTTCTGGCTGACCGCGCCGGCGATCTTCGTCTGTTGGAATGTCGGCACGGCGCTCGGCGTCGGGCTCGGCACCACCGTTGCCGACCCGGCCGCCCTGGGCCTGGACGCGGCGTTCCCCGCCGGCCTGCTCGCCCTGCTGCTGCCGGCGCTGCGGGAGCCGACCGTACGCCGGTGTGCGCTGACCGGCGCCGGGGTCGCCGTACTCGCCACCCCGGTGCTGCCCGCCGGTCTGCCGGTCCTGCTCGCCCTCGTCGGGCTGGCGACGCTCGCCCTACCCGGCAGCCGTCGCCGCCCGGCCGTACCGGACGGGAGCCGACGATGA